The following coding sequences are from one Canis lupus baileyi chromosome 19, mCanLup2.hap1, whole genome shotgun sequence window:
- the CRIPTO gene encoding protein Cripto, which yields MTISKAFELELVAGLGHRELSRREPPLRDGSVWSREEPAFHHRASHFVPSIGIQDSKELNKTCCLNGGTCMLGSFCACPPSFYGRNCEHDSRKENCESVPHDTWLPKRCSMCKCWRGRLHCFRQTFLPGCDGHVMDEHFLVSRTPELTLSSGTTFLLAGICLALQSYC from the exons ATGACCATTTCCAAAGCGTTTGAACTGGAATTAGTTGCTG GGTTGGGCCACCGTGAACTTTCGAGGAGAGAGCCGCCCTTAAGAGATGGCAGTGTCTGGTCCCGGGAGGAGCCTGCATTTCATCACCGGGCTTCCCACTTTGTGCCCTCCATAGGGATCCAGGACA GTAAGGAGTTAAACAAAACTTGCTGTCTGAATGGGGGAACCTGCATGCTGGGATCCTTCTGTGCCTGCCCCCCCTCCTTCTATGGTCGCAACTGTGAGCACGATTCTCGAAAAGA GAACTGTGAGTCTGTGCCCCATGACACCTGGCTGCCTAAGAGATGTTCCATGTGTAAATGCTGGCGCGGCCGGCTGCACTGCTTTCGGCAGACATTTCTACCAGGGTGTG ATGGCCACGTGATGGATGAGCACTTCCTGGTTTCCAGGACTCCAGAATTAACACTGTCTTCGGGCACCACTTTTTTGCTAGCTGGCATCTGCCTTGCTCTACAAAGTTACTGTTAG